The genomic window TTCACATATGTGAAAGCATGTGGTTGTTTATAAAGAAAAAGGGACCTACCAACATTTTGGCAGGTCCCTTTTTCTATTTGGTCCTATTTGCTCTTATTTCAGCTTTGTAATGCATCCTGCAAACGCTGCAAACGCTTACGGTCCCCATACCCTTTTTGGATGATCTCTTTGGCACGGTTCAGATATTTGCGGGCTTTCTTCCATTTTTTGAGACGAATATCCCGATCAACCAAGTCCATATAGCCATCGGCAATACGGCTAATACCCTCTTGCGCGGCACCATTGCGGGGATCTACAGCCAGAACTTTATGGAACTGATCATACGCATTATTTTTAGGCGGGGTGGTAAAACGCCGTTTTTTGAGGTTATAGACCGCTTTTTTTAACAAGCCTGTAATCTTTGTATGACTACCCTGGCGTTGATCAGCCAGGATCACCCGCCCTGCCCCACGCACATCCCCATACCGGGTAATCCAGCTCTGGGTAACCTGTTCGGTTTTAATTAACTCATCATCACTTAGACGGCGGCCCAGGATGGTACGCAGCTTTTCTGCTTCACCCATGCCGTTACGGGCAGCCAGATCTAACCACTTAAAACTCTCCACATAGTTGACGGGAGCCCACTCCCCCCCTTGAAAATACATCACACCCAGGTTGAACTGGGCCAGGGGAAAGTTTTGATTAGCCGCACGTAAAAACCATTTATGAGGTGCTTTTAGATCCTGATCTGGGCCCCGCTTCTTAAAGTACATAAGACCCAAATTGTACTGAGAAAGGGGGTGTCCCTGACGGGCTGATTTCATAAACCAGTCAAAGGCAGCCTGATCATCTTGATCCGCCCCACGACCGGTGAGATACATATTGGCCAAATGGAATTGTGCGGTCGCATGACCTGAGGTGGCTGAGGTGTAAAACCAGCTGTATGCACCCTTGAGATCTTGGGCCACACCTTTGCCCTCAGCCAGCATAATGCCCCATCGGTATTGGGCCTCATGATCCCCCTGTTCGGCACGGGCTTTTAAAGCCTGTTGCTGGGGTGTCAAGCTTCCAGAGGCTTGTTCCTGGGCCCACCCTGTCCCACTGCTAAAAGTGAGTACGAGGAGCAAGGTCAATTGAATTAGGGAGATACGCAGCCACATGGGGTTTTTCACCACAGTTGGAATCCACGGGAAAACCGTACAAATTTTTTCATACGGTTACTCAAACATCTATTTTTATCGATTTCCAGACCATTCCGCCAGGAAACTAAACCTTTTTTTACCGCTTTATGGTTATTTTCTGAGCAAATCATGGGTTTTTAACCACACCGCCGCCTTTTGACGGGCTTGGGCGATCTGTACAGCTTTTAAATGGACCGCCACCTGCTCTCTGGCTTGATCCGCCCCAGCATGACGATATTGCCAAGCCAGGTGAAACCATTTGTAGGCATGCACCAAGTCTTGTTCAACACCATCTCCACGGCTAAAGCGCACACCCAGATTATACATGGCCGTGGCACTACCCCCTTGAGCAGCTTGGGTATAGAGATCCACCGCACGGGCGGCATCTCTACGCACCCCTAAGCCATGGGCCACTAAATAGCCCAAGTTGACCATACTGCGCACATGGTGCCCTTGCACAGCCTGTTCATACCAAGCCACGGCCTGTGTCGCATCTTTTGCCCCACCACGGCCCTCTTCCCACATCAATGCTAACTGATACTGGGCTTCGACATGGCCCCCCTCCGCCGCTTGTTGATACCACAGACGGGCAGAAGCAGGGTCG from Magnetococcus sp. PR-3 includes these protein-coding regions:
- a CDS encoding tetratricopeptide repeat protein; amino-acid sequence: MWLRISLIQLTLLLVLTFSSGTGWAQEQASGSLTPQQQALKARAEQGDHEAQYRWGIMLAEGKGVAQDLKGAYSWFYTSATSGHATAQFHLANMYLTGRGADQDDQAAFDWFMKSARQGHPLSQYNLGLMYFKKRGPDQDLKAPHKWFLRAANQNFPLAQFNLGVMYFQGGEWAPVNYVESFKWLDLAARNGMGEAEKLRTILGRRLSDDELIKTEQVTQSWITRYGDVRGAGRVILADQRQGSHTKITGLLKKAVYNLKKRRFTTPPKNNAYDQFHKVLAVDPRNGAAQEGISRIADGYMDLVDRDIRLKKWKKARKYLNRAKEIIQKGYGDRKRLQRLQDALQS